A region of Melitaea cinxia chromosome 15, ilMelCinx1.1, whole genome shotgun sequence DNA encodes the following proteins:
- the LOC123660288 gene encoding uncharacterized protein LOC123660288, protein MLVGEQTPAPRVVAGLRKLRPELTPGPITTPSDPNLRISGVLRQYYNDDDESWAWVRAAVRGGCLLAWRDGTLPRRPAARLPLSHLHLRTSMTLPNAFQLSRLRDDASVATFQACNATEYARWVRALCVEILGQTPLPQVRFLDVLPAADTCSKGSKQIQETPGCPPRPPPRARRRLLTAPETQLLRRDHSPAATDEGIVVEDDDYDSSSDRSLDLSLSLDALKTIDVVDAPVRKAEVIKCDNCSKLTASPLQHHTLPRAKTTETELGRHRYLKRWEGTTGGAERGRYAMEAARRKTASLENRARSCSPNSHEAVTQYVPVRERRALFESLSQSGGSLARSSEQLARPLPVTETTPRRAASLHDLQAPPTRSVSDLRQFFEAVARGAGQCSGLQRYSAPTNPIGAFTSLTCA, encoded by the exons GTGTTCTCAGACAGTATTACAATGACGATGATGAGTCATGGGCGTGGGTGCGTGCGGCGGTGCGCGGAGGCTGCCTACTCGCTTGGCGGGATGGTACCCTCCCTAGGCGACCAGCAGCCAGGCTACCGCTCAGCCACTTGCACCTCCGTACATCGATGACCCTGCCAAATGCCTTTCAACTGTCACGATTGCGCGACGATGCCTCTGTTGCCACGTTCCAG GCTTGTAATGCGACGGAATACGCCCGTTGGGTGCGAGCGCTATGTGTTGAGATACTTGGACAAACACCTCTGCCACAAGTTCGATTTTTGGACGTATTACCAGCTGCCGACACGTGTAGCAAGGGATCAAAGCAAATACAGGAAACACCTGGATGTCCTCCCAGACCGCCTCCTAGAGCGCGACGAAGGCTGCTGACTGCCCCTGAAACCCAGCTTCTTCGGAGAGACCACTCGCCTGCCGCAACGGACGAGGGCATCGTCGTAGAAGACGACGACTATGATTCATCGTCCGATCGCAGCCTCGACCTATCTCTATCCCTCGACGCTTTGAAGACCATCGACGTGGTCGACGCACCAGTACGAAAAGCTGAGGTCATCAAATGCGACAATTGTAGTAAATTGACCGCGAGTCCGCTACAACACCACACATTACCGCGTGCTAAGACTACCGAGACAGAGCTAGGTCGACATAGGTATCTAAAGCGCTGGGAGGGCACTACAGGTGGAGCTGAAAGAGGCAGATATGCAATGGAAGCAGCGCGCAGAAAAACTGCTTCGCTTGAGAATCGAGCGAGATCGTGCTCTCCGAATTCTCACGAAGCAGTGACACAATATGTTCCTGTGCGGGAGAGGCGTGCTCTATTTGAATCACTCTCACAGAGCGGCGGAAGCTTAGCACGAAGTAGTGAACAATTAGCACGACCTCTTCCAGTGACGGAGACGACACCGAGGCGCGCAGCGTCGCTACATGACCTTCAAGCGCCTCCGACGAGATCAGTGAGTGATTTACGGCAATTCTTCGAGGCTGTGGCGAGAGGTGCAGGACAGTGCTCTGGTCTCCAGAGGTATAGCGCCCCAACGAATCCAATTGGTGCCTTCACATCGCTCACGTGTGCCTGa